The genomic stretch GCGTTTTTCTCTGATGCGCTGGGGCAGAGCGCGGCTCACGATGGAACACCAGCCGTTTTTCCTCGTCCACGTTGAAGCCTTTGGAAGTCTGGTGCAGGTAGATCAGTGCCCCGGTCCCTTCGAGTGCAATCATTTCCAATGAGCGATCAAGGACCTGTTGGCAATCGCAAAGCGATCCGCCAAAAACATCTCCCGCCAGGCAATGCGAATGCATGCGCACCAGCACAGGGCCGGTGCCGCGTTCCACGTCGCCTTTTACCAGGGCAACGTGCGATTCGCCGTCGAGCTGGTTTTCAAACGCGATCATCCTGAACTCGCCGTGACGCGTCGGGAGCATGGCCTCGCCCACTCTGGCCACGTGGCTCTCCGTTTCCATGCGATAGCGAATCATCTCCGCCACCGTAAGCATTTTCAGGTTGTGCGTCTTGCAGAATTCAGTAAGATCAGGCACGCGCGCCATGGTGCCGTCTTCATTCATGATCTCGCAGATCACGCCCGCGGGAATCATTCCGGCCATACGCGCCAGATCGACAGAGGCTTCTGTCTGTCCGGCCCTAACGAGTACGCCGCCTTTGCGCGCCGCAAGAGGGAAGACGTGTCCCGGTCGCACCAGGTCAGCCGCCCGGCTTGCCGGATCAATGGCAACTTGAATCGTGCGTGCGCGATCATGGGCTGAAATTCCGGTCGTGACACCTTCACGCGCCTCGACACTTTCATAGAAGGCCGTTCCGTAGGGCGACGTATTTTCGCGCGTCATGGGCCCGATGCGCAGATAATCCAGCCGTTCCGGCGTCATGGCAAGGCAGATCAGTCCGCGCCCGAACTTGGCCATAAAGTTGATGGCTTCTGGGGTGATCTTCTCGGCCGCCATGGTGAGGTCGCCTTCATTTTCGCGGTCTTCATCGTCCACAACCACGATCATCCGCCCGGCGCGGATCTCTTCGATAGCCGTGGGAACATCGGTAAATGCGGCGGAAAAAGGCATGGGAACTATAGCCAAATTGTAGCAAACTCGAAATTGTTCCGGACTTGGCAAACATGTTCCGATTTGGAATCGGATGACCTTCAATTTTGGCAATCTTTGGCAATTTCGGCGATTTTGGCAATGGCCCGAATGGGCTTACAATCTTGTTATGGCAAAGGCAAAATCCACGCCCGAACCCTTTGAAGTTGCTTGCCCCTGCTGCAACGCCGTACTGAAGGTCGATCCTGACACCAAGGCCGTGATATCGCACGTTGCCGCCGTGAAGCCCAAAACGTTCAATGATTTTGAGGCTGCCGCCAAAGCCATGCGTGAGCAGGAAGGCCGCAAGGAATCCATCTTCCGCCAGGCCGTAGATGCGCAGAAGAACAATGCCAGCCTGCTGGAAAAGAAATTCCAGGAAGCCGTGAAGAAGGCCAAAGAGACGCCCGACGAAGGCCGCCCGCTGCGCGACTTTGACCTGGACTAGCTGACAGCTTTGCCCGCCAAACTCTTACTGCTCGGACATCGCGGCGCCCGGCTTTACGCACCGGAAAACACCATACCCGCTTTCGACCTCTGCCTCAAGCATGGCGCAGATGGTTTTGAGTTCGATGTCCGCTGCACCCGCAACAAAGAGTCCATTATTTGCCATGATAGAAAATTCAACCGCATTGCGGTGCGCACGCGGACACTCGAACAGATCCATGCAAAATGCTCGGTCGATGGCAGGCCGCCGTGTCTTGAAGACGTTCTTGAACTCTACTCTCGCAAGGCCTTCCTGAATATTGAAGTGAAGGTGCGCGGCATGGAGCAGGTAGTGCTTGACGCGGTCAAGCGCTTTCCTCCGCAGCGTGGATACTTTATCTCCTCGTTCCTACCCAGCGTCGTGCGCAAGCTCCATGCGCTGGATCGTTCGCTGGTTCTGGGAGCGATTTCCAAGTCTTATTGGCACCTGCGGCGGTGGAAGGGGCTGCCCGTCAGCTATGTGGTGCCCCACTACACATTGCTCACCCCAAAGCTGGTAGACGAGCTGCACGCCGCCAGCAAAACCGTGGTCACCTGGACCGTCAATGATCCGCGAAAAATGTTGCAAGCCGCTGAGATGGGAGTGGACGGAATCATCTCAGACGATACCAAGTTGCTCGTAGAGACATTCATAAGAAAATCTGTGCGTTGATCTACAAACCGGCTCATCGTACGCATTAAATAAATGGCGGCGAGGCCGACTTGCGCGCCGAGCCGCTGCTTCAGGAGCCGAAGCAGAGTCGCGGTACAGAATGAGCTGGAGCGGTTTGGAGCGGAGCGACATAGAAAAGCAGCGACCATAAAAAAATACCTTCCTGCCGGGCCACGACAGGAAGGCCAAGTCACCTCAATGGATACAACTAAGCAGCAGGCTTAAGAGCAGGCGCAGCTGCAGGCTCAATGAATTGCTCCGTCTCCGTCGATCCCTCCATTGCCGTTGTGGACGACTGTCCACTGGCAATGGTTTGGGCAACTTCGTCAAAATATCCGGTGCCGACAAATCTCTGGTGCCGGACCGCCGTATAACCTTTATCCGCGCTCTTGAATTCTTTTTCCTGGAGCCGCGAATAGGCCGTCATGCCTTCACGCGCGTAGCCATGCGCAAGTTCAAACATGCTGTAATTCAAAGCGTGGAAGCCGGCCAGCGTAACGAACTGGAACTTGTATCCCATCGCGGCCAGCTCAGTCTGGAATTTGGCAATGGTGGCTTCGTCCAGCTTCTTCTTCCAGTGGAAAGAAGGCGAGCAGTTGTACGCCAGCAGCTTGCCGGGGAACTTTTCATGGATGGCTTCAGCAAATCGCCGCGCTTCTTCAATGTTCGGCTCTGATGTTTCACACCAGATCATGTCAGCATAGGGCGCGTAGATCAGGCCGCGGGCAATCGCCGCGTCAATCCCGCCCTTGAAGCCAAGGTACCCTTCAGGAGTGCGTTCGCCTGTCAGGAATTCCACGTCGCGCAGGTCGCTGTCTGAAGTGATCAATTTTGCGCCATTCGCGTCTGTGCGGGCGATCAGGATCGTCGGTACGCCCTGAATATCGGCCGCCAGCCGTGCTGCCACCAACTTCTGCACGAACTCCTGTGCGGGAACGAGCACCTTGCCGCCCATGTGTCCACATTTTTTTGCCGATGCCAACTGGTCTTCAAAATGGACCGCTGCCGCGCCTGCCTCGATCATCGACTTCATCAGTTCAAACGCGTTCAGGTTGCCGCCAAATCCCGCTTCCGCGTCGGCCACGATCGGCGCAAACCAGTACATTCCGTTCTTGCCTTCGGCATGATGCATTTGGTCAGCGCGCAGGAAAGCATTGTTAATCTCTTTCACCACGTTGGGAACGCTGTTGCAGGGATACAGGCTCTGGTCGGGATACATTTGCCCAGCCAGATTGGCGTCGCCTGCCACCTGCCAGCCGCTCAG from Terriglobia bacterium encodes the following:
- the ribB gene encoding 3,4-dihydroxy-2-butanone-4-phosphate synthase; this translates as MPFSAAFTDVPTAIEEIRAGRMIVVVDDEDRENEGDLTMAAEKITPEAINFMAKFGRGLICLAMTPERLDYLRIGPMTRENTSPYGTAFYESVEAREGVTTGISAHDRARTIQVAIDPASRAADLVRPGHVFPLAARKGGVLVRAGQTEASVDLARMAGMIPAGVICEIMNEDGTMARVPDLTEFCKTHNLKMLTVAEMIRYRMETESHVARVGEAMLPTRHGEFRMIAFENQLDGESHVALVKGDVERGTGPVLVRMHSHCLAGDVFGGSLCDCQQVLDRSLEMIALEGTGALIYLHQTSKGFNVDEEKRLVFHREPRSAPAHQRKTQRDIGVGAQILSGLNIRSIRLLTNHPKRVAALEGFGIRIVEQVPVPTLKSATK
- a CDS encoding glycerophosphodiester phosphodiesterase, translating into MPAKLLLLGHRGARLYAPENTIPAFDLCLKHGADGFEFDVRCTRNKESIICHDRKFNRIAVRTRTLEQIHAKCSVDGRPPCLEDVLELYSRKAFLNIEVKVRGMEQVVLDAVKRFPPQRGYFISSFLPSVVRKLHALDRSLVLGAISKSYWHLRRWKGLPVSYVVPHYTLLTPKLVDELHAASKTVVTWTVNDPRKMLQAAEMGVDGIISDDTKLLVETFIRKSVR
- the aceA gene encoding isocitrate lyase; the protein is MRQTPEQRLQERWIQDPRWTGIERPYSAKDVVRLRGTVQIEHTLACLGSLRLWDMLHSEPYIKALGAMTGNQAVQQVLAGLKAIYLSGWQVAGDANLAGQMYPDQSLYPCNSVPNVVKEINNAFLRADQMHHAEGKNGMYWFAPIVADAEAGFGGNLNAFELMKSMIEAGAAAVHFEDQLASAKKCGHMGGKVLVPAQEFVQKLVAARLAADIQGVPTILIARTDANGAKLITSDSDLRDVEFLTGERTPEGYLGFKGGIDAAIARGLIYAPYADMIWCETSEPNIEEARRFAEAIHEKFPGKLLAYNCSPSFHWKKKLDEATIAKFQTELAAMGYKFQFVTLAGFHALNYSMFELAHGYAREGMTAYSRLQEKEFKSADKGYTAVRHQRFVGTGYFDEVAQTIASGQSSTTAMEGSTETEQFIEPAAAPALKPAA